The following is a genomic window from Paenibacillus sp. FSL R5-0766.
GTTGAAGGTTATACGGATCGTCCTTATACCAAAGAAGCACAGGAACTCTTGAATGTGGCCCACTTCCGTCCAGCGAACGATCAATATGCAGCGGTATCCGCACAATTGCAAAGCATTGTTGAGAGTATTGCCTCTGGCAAGCTGACGCCGGAAGAGGGAGTTACGCAATTGAAGGACAACGTATCCCGTTCCCTTGGCGCGGACAGCATCGAAGAGAAATAAGGATATCGATATATTCGGAGGGGGAGGCACAATCTCCCCTTTTTCCGGTTCGAATGGAGAGTGACTTATGAAAAGGAAAGCACCAGGTTCATTTCTGTTTCTAATGCCTTCCGTACTGTTATTACTTGTGTTTTTCATTGTTCCCATCATTCTGACGATCTGTTTTGCCTTTACGAATATGGCTCTGACCGGGGCGGCAGCCAAGAGTTTGGAGTTTGTCGGATTCCAGAATTTCATTAATATGTTCCATGATCCGGATTTCCGCATTAGTGTTTGGCGCACGCTGGTTTTTCTCATCTTCTCCGCAGTGATTGGTCAGGTATTGCTTGGGTTCATTCTGGCTCTTCTAATGAAGGAGAAAAATGTGACCTTCCGCCGGGTCATTGGCATCATCGTCATTGCCGGTTGGGTGACACCCGAGATTGTTGTGGCATTCTGTATGGTCGCCTTTTTCAGTGACAATGGTTCATTGAATCAGATCCTCGGCTGGTTTGGAGCGAATCCAGTCTCCTGGTTGTTCAGTTTCCCTATGGTGAGTGTCATTATCGCAAATATCTGGCACGGCACAGCCTTTTCAATGATGGTCTATCAGTCGGCACTGGATGATATCCCGAAGGAAGTTGAAGAAGCTGCGATTATTGACAGTGCCACCGGGTTCCAGATTGTCAGACACATTACGATTCCAATGGTAAAAGGGTCCATCGTGACCAACATGATGTTGGTTACCCTACAGACACTGGGCGTGTTCACGCTGATCTATACGATGACCGGTGGTGGCCCGGGTACTTCAACACAAACCTTGCCGATCTTCATGTACAACCAGGCCTTTGTGAACTATCAATTTGGATACGGCACAGCCATATCTCTGGTTCTGTTGTTCATCGGTATTATCGCCAGCCTGTTCTACATGCGATCCATGAAAGTGAAAGTGTAACCATGAAGGAGGTTCGATCCCTATGGTCAAACATGGGCTTCAACGCAAAATCCAGTACGGGATTCTAGTTTTTCTAGGGCTCTGTTTTTTATTGCCGCTGCTCTGGATCATTCTGGCTTCATTTGACCCGAACGCGCAACAAGGTATCAAAATGCCCAGTACCTGGACCATTCAAAATTTCAAGGATGTACTCGGGGATTCGAGCAATCTTCGTTCATTCGGTGTAGGCCTGATTCTGTCGGGAGGGCAAGCGATATTGGTTGTACTGGTATCTGTTCTTGCTGCTTATCCTTTATCCCGTTATGAAATGAGATTTAAAAAAAGCTTCCTGTTATCGATTCTGTTCATGACAGCTCTTCCGATTACTGCCGTGATGGTTCCGGTATTTCAAATGTTTCTGTTCTTCAAAATGCAAAATAGCATCATTGCCACGATGCTGTTCCTGACTGCATCTTCACTTCCTTACGGCATCTGGATGATGAAAAACTTCATGGATTCAGTGCCTATTGATCTGGAAGAATCGGCATGGATCGACGGTGCATCCGTGTGGAACGGATTGAGGCGAATCGTGGCTCCATTGATGTTGCCTGGTATTGCAACGATAGCGATATTTACCTTTTCGGGAAGTTGGGGCAACTTCTTCGTGCCATACATCCTGCTCCAGACACCGGAGAAACTTCCGGCATCGGTCACGATTTATCAATTCTTCGGCAGCCACGGTATGGTTGAATACGGCAGGTTGGCTGCATTTTCACTACTTTATACAATGCCTTCGGTTGTGCTATATATCTTCTCCCAGCGTTACATGTCCAAAGGATTCAGCATGGGCGGGGCAACCAAAGGTTAATGACAGGAGGTACGCAACATGACAACCAAAAAGACGGCACATCTCATCTCGCATACCCATTGGGACCGCGAATGGTATATGCCTTATGAACACCATCATGTACTGCTCATTGAGCTGATGGATAAACTGCTGGACACGCTTGATCAGGACCCGGAATATCGCTATTTCCATCTGGATGGGCAGACGATTATTCGTGAAGATTATTTGCAGGTTCGTCCCGAACAGCAGGAGAGGCTCGACCGTTATATTCGTGAAGGACGCATACATTTTGGTCCATGGTATGTGTTACAGGATGAGTTTCTGACCAGCAGCGAGGCCAACTTGCGTAATCTGCTCATCGGTCATCGTGATGCTCGACCTTTGGGCGTGATATCCAAGACGGGATACTTCCCAGACTCGTTCGGCAATATGGGACAGGCACCGCAGATTCTGCAACAGGCGGACATTCATAACGCAATCTTCGGGCGCGGGGTAAAGCCTACCGGATTCAATAATGCCGTGGTTGATGCGGATAGTTACGAATCTCCCTATTCCGAGATGATCTGGCGTTCGCCGGATGGCTCGGAAGTGCTCGGCATTTTGTTCGCGAATTGGTACTGCAATGGGATGGAGGTTCCGGTTGATTCGGAGAAAGCCCGAGCCTATTGGGATAAAAATCTGGCGGATGCCGAGAAGTTTGCCTCGACTCCACATCTGTTGTTCATGAATGGTTGTGATCATCAGCCGATCCAGACGGATCTGCCCGAGGCTTTACGTACGGCGGCTGCGTTGTATCCTGATGTAGAATTTATCCACTCCAATTTTGACGATTACATTGAAGCGGTTACGAAGGATGTGCCTGAGCATCTGGCGACCATTGAAGGCGAGCTTCGCAGTCAGCACACGGATGGTTGGGGAACACTGGTGAATACGGCATCCGCACGGGTTTATCTGAAACAGTTGAATCAGCAGGGGCAGATGTTGCTTGAAAAAGTAGCCGAACCACTCGCCGCCATGGCCCATATAGCTGGGGTAAAAGATTATCCGCATCATCTATTGACACATGCATGGAAGATGCTGATGCAGAACCACCCACATGATAGCATCTGCGGATGCAGTGTGGATGAGGTTCACCGTGAGATGGTTACCCGCTTTGCTAAGAGCAGACAGCTTGCAGAAAAATTGGTTTTCCAGAGCGCGCAAGCGATTGCTGAGTCCATTCATGTCCAACCTGCTGAGGCTTGGGGAGAGGAAGCGGTGCCGTTCACTGTGTTTAACACGAGTGGTTGGAATCGAAATGGAATCATTGAGATGGACCTGATTGTGGACAAAGCATTTTTCCCAGAGGGTCCTAACCCTCAGGCACTTGCGCAGAAAGTGGAAAAAGATGCACTGCCAGTGTATCAGCTGGTCGATTCGGATGGACGCACATATTCGGCAGAAATCAAGGATCTGGGGGCGCATTTTGGCTATGAACTTCCGAAGGATCGTTTCCGACAGCCCTATATGGCTCGTAAAGTAAGAGTGACTTTCCAAGAGGCGGATGTACCTTCTCTAGGTTATAAGACGTATGCTCTCATTCCAGTCGAGAAGCAAGCAGAGATTGCTGAAGTGCCCGATATGAGCGAACTCATCCAGGTTCAGGGAATGATGATGGAGAACGGTCGATTGCGGGTGACGGTTGAAGAGAATGGAACGGCAACAATTGAAGATAAGGTCTCAGGTGCTGTATACAGGGGATTGAATTCATATGAGAATACTGGTGATATCGGCAATGAATATGTCTATCGTCAGCCTGATGGAGAGACAACGCTGACCACGGAGCATCTGAAGGCAGACCTGCGGATTGTGGAGCAGTCTCCGTATCGGGTGGTCATGGAAAGTGTATTACGCTGGGATATTCCTGCTGGAGCAGATGAACTGTTCGAGCTGGAGAAGCGCCAAATGGTTCCTTTTACAGAACGGAAGGCACAGCGAGTCAAGAACACTGTTCCGTTGGTGATCACGACAACGTATACGTTGGAAGCGGGCAGTAATATGGTCAAGGTAAAATCTGACTTTAACAATCTGGCCAAGGATCATCGACTGCGCGCACTCTTTCCATCAGGACTGGTGACAGAGGATCATTATGCAGATTCCATCTTTGAAATTGCGAAACGTTCCAATACACCAGCCAAAGAATGGGTGAATCCGAGTAATGCGCAGCATCAGCAAGCGTTTGTACATGTGACCGATGGTGATCATGGCTTGATGATTGCAAACAAAGGGCTGAATGAGTACGAGATTTTACAGCATGAAGAGGGCAGTACGATTGCGGTTACGCTGCTGCGTGCCTCTTCGGAACTGGGAGATTGGGGTGTGTTTGAAACACCGGAAGCCCAATGTCTGGGACCTCAGAGTGTGGAATATGCGATTATTCCATTTGCAGGTGATGCGGCACAGTCAGGTGCATGTGCATCCGCATACGTGTATCCGATTCCGTGGACGACTGTACAGCTAGGGGCACTAGCACGCACGTTTGAGCGAGAAAGTCATGCCGGAACTGATGGGAAAAAGGTTGAACTGCCTCTGTCGAAGCAATGGCTGGCATGGAATGCACAAGGTTCGTCACTAGCTTTCTCCACACTGAAGATCGCAGAGGAAACAGGAGATTTGATTGCTCGCTGGTATAATCTAAACTCCGAACCCGTTGAGTTGAACGTGCAAACTGGATTCGAAACTGCCTCCGTTTATGAGAGCGATGTGCTGGAACGGGTTAAGAACACGTTGGAGGGGCAAAGCCAGACGGTATCTGGGTACAAGATTGTTACACAAGGGTATGCGTTACGGTGAGTTGATTTTTGAACATCATAACTATAGAAATCTCCTGTTCACGGTAGTGTGGACAGGAGGTTTTTGGATGTTTTCTTCTAATTGGGGATATCAAATCAAAAAATATTGCAGTTTCATCTTTGAATTTTGAATTCGAATATAACTTTGTATCTACAGCACCAATTTCAGAATTATTTTTTAAGTAAAACAATATAGTTGCTCGTAAAGTTCTTCTTGATAACTCCATACCCCACATTCTAATTTGGGTAAGAGTTTCCCAATAACTGTGAACGGATAATCTTTATTTCTTTAGAGTTCAACCGAATTTCTCTCCTTGTATGGACTAATTATAATATGGTCTATTTTTGTTTGACAATTTTTTTGTCTTTAGATACTATAGCATAAACGACAGTGATCACTGACATTCTTTGAAAAGAGGAATCAATGAAAAGAGGAATCAAGTTGTCTAACAATACAAAATTAAGCAGCAAGGAGAAATTAATGACGGCTGCTATCGATTTAATTTCGAGAAAAGGTTATAGCTCTGTAACAACTCAAGAAATTGCCACTACTGCTGGTTTAAGTGAGAAAACATTATTTCGACAATTTGGGACGAAACAAAACTTATTAGAAACAGCTTTTGACCATTATCACTACTCAGAAGAAATGGCAAAGATATTTAATGAAAGGTTAGTATGGGATCTACAAACGGACTTGTTGTTGATCTGTAGAACATATCATGAAATTATGAATCGTAATCGAAAAATGATTATGATTAGCTTAAAAGAAGAAGATAATTTACCTGGTTTCAGAGAACGAACAATAAAACATCCTCGTCAACTAATGGAGGTATTAACTGATTATTTTAAGGCTATGTATGACAAAGGGAAGTTGATAGAAACGAATCCTGAATTACAAGCTTTTTCTTTCATGGCACTGAATTATGGTACGTTTATAAATCATCTAGATGAACAATCTAATTTTCCAACCCTCTCATTGGAAGATATAATTAAAGAGACTGTATGGATGTTTTCTAGGGCGTTAACTCCCTAGTTTTTTTTCAACAAAATTACAGTAAGTACTGACTGTCATTTGATTATTCATTCAATGCATACAAAGAATCGGGGAAAATGATATGAACACCAAAGCTGCTACAACAAATGAAACAGGCCCACTTTTACTGCGTGTGCTAGTCTTCACACTTATCATTTCAGTTATGAACGGTACCATGTTTAATGTGGTCTTGCCAGTAATCAGCAAAGAATTCCAACTCACTGCATCACAAGTAACTTGGATTGTTTCAGGCTATTTGATTGTGTATGCGATAGGTACAGTTACCTATGGGAAACTGACAGATAAATTTAGTATTAAAAGTTTAATTACGTTTGGTCTGTTACTTCTGACAGTTGGATCTCTTGTGGGAGTAGTTGCTACACAATATTGGATGATCATCGTTGCACGTATCTTGCAAGCCGCTGGTGCGGCTGTGATACCTGCGTTGGCTATGATAATTCCTGTTCGTTTTTTTTCACCTGAGAAGCGTGGGCGCGCTTTGGGAACCTCTGCAATAGGTACGGCTCTTGGAGCAGCACTTGGTCCAATTATCGCGGGATTTGTCTCAAGTGCTTTAAATTGGAAATTTCTCTTTGTCATACCTCTGCTTTCTCTTATCACATTACCCTTGTATAGAAAGTATCTGGATGATGAGCCAGTGACAAACGAAAAGATTGATTACATTGGCGGAATTTTATTGGCAGGAACGGTTGCTACATTCTTACTCGCACTTACACAATCCAATATGTGGTTGTTAGTAACTGGATTAGTTATCCTAGTTTTGTTTATCATTCGAATTCGCTATGCTTCTGTCCCCTTTGTGAATCCAGCGATCTTTAAAAATAAACAATATTCTATAGGGATGGCGATTGCATTTGTATTAGTCGCTGTTGGATTCGGCATTCCATTCCTGACACCGCTCATGTTGTCGGATGTTAATGGTCTGTCACCTGCATCAATCGGGCTCATTATGTTACCTTCAGCTCTTATTACCGCCATTCTTGGACGTAAGGGTGGAAAATTAGCGGATGAGAAAGGGAATCCATTTCTACTGTATATCGCATCAACACTTCTTGCTGGAGGTTTCATTATTCTATCGTCAGTCGTGGGGATGTCACCTACGTATATTCAAATATTCCTTACCTTAGGTGTACTGGGTCAATCTTATATACAAATTGCTATGTCAAACACCATCTCACGAACTTTGCCCAAAGATGAGGTCGGAATCGGTATGGGATTGTTATCGATGTTTAACTTTATTGCAGCAGCAGTATCCACGACTGCGATTGGTAAGCTACTTGACGGTGGAGCAACTACTGTTCACTTTAATCCGTTTGTTCATGATAAGGTTGCTTTTGTGTACAGTAACATATTGCTGGCGCTGGCTTTAATAGTCGTTGTAATAGCAGTACTTTATGCTCTTCAATTTGGACGTAAATCCAACAATAAATAAACATCTTATTGGAATTGAAAGAATATCTTCTGTGGACTAGGCCCTAATGATCAGGCCAGTATACCATTCTGTGTAATAACGAGATTTATCATGCGATCTGCTTATGTACACGATTCCGATGTATAAATATCTAATAACATTCATGTCGTGATTTTATACATTTATTGTCGTGAGTTTCTATTAAAAATAGATTAAGTCTGTGATAACTTATAGATAAATGTCAGAATATTATATAGTATGGAGGTAAGACACATTGACCATTCGAATTGGAAAAATTAGCTTGTGGCATGTTCACGCATGGGATTACATCAAGCAGGCACAGGAACATGAGGATACAGTCATCGCCGCTGTGTGGGATGACGATGCCAAGCGGGGGCAGGAAGCGGCTGAACATTTAAACGTACCGTTCTATGCTTCACTCGAAGATATGCTGGCCAAGGATGACATCGATGCCGTTATTGTAGATGCGCCAACCCGCATTCATGAAGAAGTGATCACCGCTGCTGCAAAAGCAGGTAAACACATTTTCACGGAGAAGGTTATTGCACCAACACAGGCGGAATCCAACAGAATCCTTAATGTGGTAAAGGCAAACAAAGTCAAAATGACAGTATCCTTACCACGTCTGAATGCAGGGTATACGTTAACGATTCAGGATGTACTTAACCAAGGATTACTTGGCAAAGTGACTTATGTTAGAGCGCGTTTATCGCATGATGGAGCAATTTCCAACTGGTTGCCTGAACACTTTTATGATCTGAAGGATTGTCAGGGCGGGGCACTGATTGATCTGGGTTGCCATCCCATGTATCTTGCCAAATTGTTTCTGGATCAGGAAGTAACAGCGGTTAATGCGAACTTCGGATATATTACAGGCAAAGAAGTGGAAGATAATGCAGTTGCAACCTTGTTTACGGATTCCGGAGCAGTCGGCGTTGTTGAAGCTGGTTTTGTGAACAGCCATTCTCCGTTTACGATTGAGGTTCATGGTACGGAAGGTACACTTCTGTATGGAACACCTGATGACAAGTTATTGATTCGTACAAAAGCAGCACAGGGACAGTATCAAGAGTGGACAGAACTCCCTTTGGCAGATCAAAGAGAAAGCGCATTCAATCAATGGGTTGCACATATACAGAATGATACGGATGCAACCGAAAACGTGCAGATCGCTATGGCGCTAACCCGGTTGATGGAAGCTGCAAATCTCTCGGCCAAGGAAGGGCGCAGAATTACACTAAGTGAGTTAAAGGGATAGGTTCAATGTTGAAAGACTATATAAATTGAACTAAACATTACACATGAACGGAGAGGACAGAAATAACCTGAAAAAGCGGAGCGGTCGCCTTTATCCCCGGATTTCCCCCTTTAAAAAAGGAATCAAAAAATCTGGGGATAACAGCGATTGGAAGGTTATTCTGTCATCGTAGTGGCAAGTGTAAATATTCTGTAGTTCAGTTTATATAGGTTAAACAAGGAGGTGTGCATCTTGAGCCTGTATCCTTATGAGAAAATGCTTGAACGGCAGGATCTCCTGGAGAGACTGGATATTCTAATGGTTTGGGGACATTATGAGATTCGCGTGATGCGATTTCATCTGACTTCTTTTCCAGCGGGCCGAGTTGTGGATTTCCATAATCATGCGGAGTTTGAGTTTCATTTTATCCCGAGAGGTAAAGGCAAAGTTATACTCGATGATCAGACACATGCTCTCTCTGAAGGAATGCTGTATTTGACTGGACCGGGTGTCGTTCATTATCAGGAGGCGGATGCCAAAGAGGACATGGATGAACTATGTCTTCATGTGGATATCGTTCACAAGCCAAGAGAACATGTCGATCCCTGGGAAGCAGCAGAATCCGAGGAAACGATTGAAAAGCTGAGAACGCTTCCGCTTACTCCGGTGAATGATTATCATCGGGCGATGCATTGTTTTTTGGAAGCCTATGAGGCATGTGATCAGAAATTGTTAGGTTATTATACGTCGATCAAGCAACTGGTTATCAGCATATTACTCAAAACCGTGCGAGCATACGACACCGGGGGGAATCGACCAGAAGCCCCTGTGCGGGATATGTCGGTGTATCGTTATGAGTATGCAGTGCAGTATATGGAAGCGAATCACCCTACAGTGGTCACGCTGGAGCATGTAGCTGAGAAACTTCATATCAGCAGCAGACAATTGCAGCGAATCTTCTACCAAGTACAGCCGGAGATGCCGTTCAGCCGTGTGCTGGAGGATATTCGTCTGCGCGCCGTGTGCCGCAATCTGGAAGAAAGTAACGTATCCATTGAACAGATCGCTCTTGCTTCAGGATTCAATAATGCCAACTATTTGCATGCTGTATTTCGCAAACGTCTGGGGATGACCCCGTCGGCTTTTCGTAAAATGAAACAACCAATACTTAAGTGAGGGTGAATATATATGAGTAAAGTATATCGTATCGGAATTATTGGCTGTGGTGGAATCGCGAATGGCAAACATCTGCCGAGTCTGAGTAAATTAGATAATGTTGAACTGGTGGCTTTCTGTGATATCGTTCAGGAACGTGCGGATGAAGCCAAACAGAAATATGGCACTACTGAAGCCGAAGTCTACACGGATTATCAGGAATTGCTCAAGGATGAGTCTTTGGATATTGTGCATGTGCTTACACCGAATATTTCTCATGCCGAGATTTCTATTGCTGCTCTGGAGGCAGGCAAACACGTGATGTGTGAAAAGCCAATGGCGAAGACATCTGCTGAAGCACAGCTCATGCTGGAAGCGGCGGAGCGTACCGGCAAGAAATTGACCATCGGATACAACAACCGTTTCAGAGAAGACAGTCAGTATTTGAAGAAGGTGTGCGAAGCTGGTGACCTGGGTAATATTTATTTTGCCAAAGCACATGCAATTAGACGTAGAGCAGTACCGACTTGGGGTGTTTTCCTGGATGAGGAGAAACAAGGTGGCGGTCCATTGATCGATATTGGTACGCACGCACTCGATCTGACGCTCTGGATGATGGATAACTATCAACCAAAAGTTGTGCTGGGTACGACCTATCATGAGCTTTCGCAACGTGAAAATGCGGCCAATGCCTGGGGCCCATGGGACCCAAAACAATTCTCCGTAGAAGACTCGGCCTTTGGCATGATTGTGATGGAGAATGGGGCAACGATCATGCTGGAATCCAGTTGGGCACTGAACTCACTGGATGTGGATGAGGCGAAATGTAGCTTGAGCGGTAGCGAAGCGGGTGCGGACATGAAGAACGGACTGCGCATCAATGGTGAGAAATTCAGCCGTCTATACACCAATGAGATTGAACTGAGTGCAGGCGGGGTAGCTTTCTACGACGGTAAGAGCGAGAGCGCACCGGATGTCGAGATGAGAAAGTGGATTGAAGCGATTGAGCACGATCAGGAGCCAGTTGTTACACCAAAACAAGCGCTGGTTGTATCTCAGATCCTGGAAGCACTCTATGAATCTGCTCGCACAGGCAAGGCTGTATACCTGAATAACGCTAGCGAAGCATAGAAAAGATATACAACAATAGATTACAGAACCCTTTGTCCTGTTATTTGGGGACAGAGGGTTTTTTTTGTTCATGCAATCTTACATTTTTGAAAGATTCGTGAAAGATAGATAAATAGGAGATAAAACCAACAGTGATTATACTTTAAACAAACAAGATGCTGATAATGAACAAATGGAGGGGTAACAAATGGATTTAATACAAGTTATAGGCAGATTATTACCTATCTTAGCTATTGCATTGGCCGCGGGAGTTGTTGTAATCGGTATTACTTATTCAGTATACATTGTATACAGGAAAAGAGGGGGTAAAAGAAGCATAACCAGTAGGCAATTTATAGCGTCATTTTTGATCTTGGGTTGGTTTGTCATTGTCATGACATTAACCACATTTAGCAGAGGAGCTAATTATGAGAGTTGGATCAATTTAGAGCTATTCAGTGGCTATATAAACGCATGGAATAAATGGTCGGTGAGCGAATTCCAACTCATCATTTTTAACATGTTGATGTTCGCACCACTCGGTTTCATACTTCCGCATATCGGAATGAAAACGCGTCACGTTAAGCCTGTGTTACTCATATCGCTGTTGGTAACGCTGAGTATCGAAATTTTTCAGATGATCACCGGCAGGGGAATATTTGAACTTGATGATATTCTACATAATACACTCGGCAGTATTGCAGGATATTTGTTGATGAGAGCCATCCTCGACAGTATTGAGCAAAGAAAGATCACCGTAAGGTCACTATCGAAGGCACTCTGCATACCATTAGTTTTTACGCTGCTTTTTTCTAGTGCTTTTATCATTTATTACAACAAAGAACTTGGTAATCTCTCCATCCGTCCAGCTATTTCTCAAAATATGAATCAAGTCGAAGTAACGCTCAACACAAAGTTACCGGATGAGGCCGAGAAAGTGTCTCTTTATCACAGCAGTGAAATTCACAACATGGAATATGCCAAACGAGTTTCCTCTTTAATGAAGGATTATTTTGAATTACATCAGAAAGGTAGCATATCTATTGATGGATACAACCGAGTTTGGAGTTTTGTTGACAATGCAGGGGAAGAATATATATTTAATTATGACGTGAATAGTGGTACATGGTCGCTGTCATCTACTATCGAAACAAGCACTCCTGTAGAGCCGGATGATTTAATCAAACAAGGAGAAGAGTATGGCAGCTGGTTGTTTCAGAATGGCTTATTGCCTCAGAAAGCGATATTCAGCACACAAAATGGAGACACGGTTCGATGGGATATCGGAAAAACAGTAACAGATATCGCAAAGGGTGACAGCGATTATGATACCGGACTAATTATGATTGTCCCATCAGCAGAACCTATGATTCCGCAGAATTTATTTTATTTTATGAATAAAAATATTTATGTACGAGTGGTTGATATTATCAGTCCAGCTGAGGCATACGAAGAAATTCTCAAGGGGAACTTTTCGATCTATAACAACTTAAAAAAAGGGGACGAACTGAATGTAGACAAGTATGAACTGACTTACACCTACGATTCGAAAGGCTATTATCAGCCAGTTTATCAATTCGAAGGAGAGGTCAATGGAGTGAATTGGAATGCTTTGATCCCAGCAGTAATGAATTGATTTCAGCTTCTACGTGCCTTGATGAAGCATGGACAGCAGCTCCGGCTTCAATGAAGATATGGAACTGATAAAGGTTGTACTATCATCGTAATGACCTGAGTAAATAATGAAGGGCAAGACGCATCTACTGCGTGTAGATGCGTCTTTTTTGTGCCAAAATGCTTCAATTTGGAGGTGGTTAGAAAAAAATATGAATTTACTTGAAAAAAAAGTATTGCATATAAGTTTAGTCGGAATTATATTAATGGTATAAGGTCTAGACCATATACAGATCGGAGTGTTTAGATGTCCAGTACGTTTTCATTTCGTTTTGAGAAAGTATCTACCAAAAAGGTTAGTGAATTCATTAGGGAACAATTGGAAGAAGCCATTATTCTGAAAGAATTAATGAGTGAAGAACAGCTTCCAGCCGAACGAGATCTGGCAGCGATTTTTAACGTAAGCCGCATTACCGTTCGTGAGGCACTCTCTTCACTGGAAGAGAAAGGCTTGATTGAGAAAAGGGTGGGTGCCAAAGGTGGAACATTTGTACTGCCTCTGACAGCCAATTCGCATAAGCGCACGAGAGAAGAAATTAAACGGGATTGGTCACAGATGCTGAAGGTGTTTGAATTTCGAACCATCATCGAGCCAGAGGGAGCTTTTCTCGCTGCTGAGCGGATCACCGCAGGCGAACTGGAGTTGCTTGATGGCTATATGGCACAAAGCATAGAACCGGACTGTACAAGGGAATGGTTCAGGGCACTGGATGTAAAATTTCATCTGACCATCGCCAAGGCTTCGGGGAATCCATACT
Proteins encoded in this region:
- a CDS encoding VanZ family protein, coding for MDLIQVIGRLLPILAIALAAGVVVIGITYSVYIVYRKRGGKRSITSRQFIASFLILGWFVIVMTLTTFSRGANYESWINLELFSGYINAWNKWSVSEFQLIIFNMLMFAPLGFILPHIGMKTRHVKPVLLISLLVTLSIEIFQMITGRGIFELDDILHNTLGSIAGYLLMRAILDSIEQRKITVRSLSKALCIPLVFTLLFSSAFIIYYNKELGNLSIRPAISQNMNQVEVTLNTKLPDEAEKVSLYHSSEIHNMEYAKRVSSLMKDYFELHQKGSISIDGYNRVWSFVDNAGEEYIFNYDVNSGTWSLSSTIETSTPVEPDDLIKQGEEYGSWLFQNGLLPQKAIFSTQNGDTVRWDIGKTVTDIAKGDSDYDTGLIMIVPSAEPMIPQNLFYFMNKNIYVRVVDIISPAEAYEEILKGNFSIYNNLKKGDELNVDKYELTYTYDSKGYYQPVYQFEGEVNGVNWNALIPAVMN
- a CDS encoding FCD domain-containing protein; amino-acid sequence: MSSTFSFRFEKVSTKKVSEFIREQLEEAIILKELMSEEQLPAERDLAAIFNVSRITVREALSSLEEKGLIEKRVGAKGGTFVLPLTANSHKRTREEIKRDWSQMLKVFEFRTIIEPEGAFLAAERITAGELELLDGYMAQSIEPDCTREWFRALDVKFHLTIAKASGNPYCERAVRQIRTKINPALDLMPYDDRIRSVNHGVHMEILQALKAHDSIKSKETMKRHIEFSADAIYARLVSESEENEGNDSK
- a CDS encoding helix-turn-helix domain-containing protein; translated protein: MSLYPYEKMLERQDLLERLDILMVWGHYEIRVMRFHLTSFPAGRVVDFHNHAEFEFHFIPRGKGKVILDDQTHALSEGMLYLTGPGVVHYQEADAKEDMDELCLHVDIVHKPREHVDPWEAAESEETIEKLRTLPLTPVNDYHRAMHCFLEAYEACDQKLLGYYTSIKQLVISILLKTVRAYDTGGNRPEAPVRDMSVYRYEYAVQYMEANHPTVVTLEHVAEKLHISSRQLQRIFYQVQPEMPFSRVLEDIRLRAVCRNLEESNVSIEQIALASGFNNANYLHAVFRKRLGMTPSAFRKMKQPILK
- a CDS encoding Gfo/Idh/MocA family oxidoreductase — protein: MSKVYRIGIIGCGGIANGKHLPSLSKLDNVELVAFCDIVQERADEAKQKYGTTEAEVYTDYQELLKDESLDIVHVLTPNISHAEISIAALEAGKHVMCEKPMAKTSAEAQLMLEAAERTGKKLTIGYNNRFREDSQYLKKVCEAGDLGNIYFAKAHAIRRRAVPTWGVFLDEEKQGGGPLIDIGTHALDLTLWMMDNYQPKVVLGTTYHELSQRENAANAWGPWDPKQFSVEDSAFGMIVMENGATIMLESSWALNSLDVDEAKCSLSGSEAGADMKNGLRINGEKFSRLYTNEIELSAGGVAFYDGKSESAPDVEMRKWIEAIEHDQEPVVTPKQALVVSQILEALYESARTGKAVYLNNASEA